A segment of the Serratia fonticola genome:
GAGAGTTTGTATGTGTTCTATTTTCGGTGTGCTCGATCTGAAGTCCGATCCGGTGGAGTTGCGTAAAAGAGCGTTGGAGCTGTCTCGCCTGATGCGCCACCGCGGCCCGGACTGGTCCGGTGTCTACGCCAGCGATAAAGCCATTCTGGCCCATGAGCGTCTGTCGATTGTCGATGTGAATAATGGCGCCCAACCGCTGTATAACGCTGCGCACACCCACGTTTTGGCCGTTAATGGTGAAATTTATAACCACCAGGCACTGCGTCAGAAACTGGCGGATCGTTATGAATTCCAAACCGGTTCCGACTGTGAAGTGATCTTGGCGCTGTATCAGGAAAAAGGCCTGGACTTCCTGGATGACCTGCAGGGCATGTTCGCCTTCGCCTTATATGATGCTCAGAAAGATGCTTACCTGATTGGTCGTGACCACCTTGGCATTATCCCGCTGTATATGGGGCATGATGAACACGGCAACCTGTTTGTCGCGTCTGAAATGAAAGCGCTGGTGCCAATATGTCGCAGTATTAAAGAATTCCCGGCAGGCAGCTATCTGTGGAGCCAGGACGGTGAAATACGCGAGTATTATCAGCGTGACTGGTTCGACTTTGAAAACGTGAAAGACAATGTAACCGATGCCAACGCTTTGCGTAATGCGTTGGAAGAGTCGGTGAAAAGCCACCTGATGTCCGACGTCCCTTACGGTGTATTGCTCTCAGGTGGTCTGGACTCTTCCGTCATTTCTGCCATCACCAAAAAATATGCGGCACGCCGTGTAGAAGATGATGAGCGCAGTGAAGCCTGGTGGCCACAGTTACACTCCTTCGCCGTGGGTCTTGAGGGTTCCCCGGATCTGCGTGCGGCCCAGGAGGTGGCGAATCATCTGGGTACCGTACACCATGAAATCCACTTCACGGTACAGGAAGGTCTGGATGCCATCCGTGATGTGATTTACCACATCGAAACCTATGATGTGACCACCATCCGCGCCTCTACGCCGATGTACCTGATGTCGCGTAAAATCAAGGCGATGGGCATCAAGATGGTCCTGTCTGGTGAGGGTGCCGATGAGGTATTTGGCGGCTATCTGTACTTCCATAAAGCGCCAAACGCCAAAGAATTCCACGAAGAAACCGTGCGTAAGCTACTGGCATTGCATATGTACGACTGCGCACGTGCCAACAAAGCCATGTCTGCCTGGGGGGTAGAGGCCCGCGTGCCGTTCCTGGACAAAAACTTCCTGGATGTGGCCATGCGCATCAACCCGAAAGACAAGATGTGCGGCAATGGCAAGATGGAAAAGCACATTATTCGTGAATGCTTCGAATCTTACCTGCCAGCCAGCGTAGCCTGGCGCCAGAAAGAGCAGTTCTCCGACGGGGTCGGCTACAGCTGGATCGATACGCTGAAAGAGGTCGCCGCCAAACAGATCAGCGATCAACAGCTTGAAACCGCACGTTTCCGTTTCCCGTACAACACGCCAACGTCAAAAGAAGGCTACCTGTACCGCGAGATTTTTGAAGAGCTGTTCCCGCTGCCGAGCGCGGCGGAATGCGTCCCTGGTGGGCCATCGGTGGCTTGTTCTTCGGCAAAAGCGATTGAGTGGGACGAATCCTTCAAAAAGATGGACGATCCTTCTGGCCGTGCCGTCGGCGTGCATCAGTCTGCCTATCAATAACCCCCGACTTTATTAAACACGGCGGGCCACTGGCCCGCCTTTTTGTTGATGTTTTCAACCGTTAACCGTCCAAATCGATGCTTTTATCGACAACCTGTTCACAAGCCAGACAAACAACACGTTCAGTCGCTTTTTCGGGAAAAAACTTGTTGACGCAAAACGGCCATATACGCATAATGCGCCCCGCAACGCCGATGAAGGTTGCGCGAAAAAAGATGGCTACGTAGCTCAGTTGGTTAGAGCACATCACTCATAATGATGGGGTCACAGGTTCGAATCCCGTCGTAGCCACCAATCTTTTTTGCGGGAGTGGCGAAATTGGTAGACGCACTAGATTTAGGTTCTAGCGCCGCAAGGTGTGCGAGTTCAAGTCTCGCCTCCCGCACCATTTCCTTTCATCGACGTGCATACAGCAGGTGGGGTATCGCCAAGCGGTAAGGCACCGGTTTTTGATACCGGCATTCCCTGGTTCGAATCCAGGTACCCCAGCCATCTTTTCAGGATGGGGCGCTGTAAAAAGTTGATTGTATTATTGGGGTATCGCCAAGCGGTAAGGCACTGGTTTTTGATACCAGCATTCCCTGGTTCGAATCCAGGTACCCCAGCCATACAATGCGATTGACTTGTTAGAATAATTAGTAAATGGCTACGTAGCTCAGTTGGTTAGAGCACATCACTCATAATGATGGGGTCACAGGTTCAAATCCCGTCGTAGCCACCATGCTGTTAGTTTTAAAATTGGGGTGTCGCCAAGCGGTAAGGCTCTGGTTTCTGATACCAGCATACCCAGGTTCGAATCCTGGCACCCCAGCCAAATTCAGAAAAGCTCGCTTCGGCGGGCTTTTTGCTTTTTCGCATAGCCGTAGCGCTACACTGTGAATTTGATGTTGCTTCTTGCAGAAGGCGGGTAAGGCTCAGCCATACTGAG
Coding sequences within it:
- the asnB gene encoding asparagine synthase B encodes the protein MCSIFGVLDLKSDPVELRKRALELSRLMRHRGPDWSGVYASDKAILAHERLSIVDVNNGAQPLYNAAHTHVLAVNGEIYNHQALRQKLADRYEFQTGSDCEVILALYQEKGLDFLDDLQGMFAFALYDAQKDAYLIGRDHLGIIPLYMGHDEHGNLFVASEMKALVPICRSIKEFPAGSYLWSQDGEIREYYQRDWFDFENVKDNVTDANALRNALEESVKSHLMSDVPYGVLLSGGLDSSVISAITKKYAARRVEDDERSEAWWPQLHSFAVGLEGSPDLRAAQEVANHLGTVHHEIHFTVQEGLDAIRDVIYHIETYDVTTIRASTPMYLMSRKIKAMGIKMVLSGEGADEVFGGYLYFHKAPNAKEFHEETVRKLLALHMYDCARANKAMSAWGVEARVPFLDKNFLDVAMRINPKDKMCGNGKMEKHIIRECFESYLPASVAWRQKEQFSDGVGYSWIDTLKEVAAKQISDQQLETARFRFPYNTPTSKEGYLYREIFEELFPLPSAAECVPGGPSVACSSAKAIEWDESFKKMDDPSGRAVGVHQSAYQ